The Corythoichthys intestinalis isolate RoL2023-P3 chromosome 1, ASM3026506v1, whole genome shotgun sequence genomic interval atggaaagataagaccgagatggatatatacattcaacatacggtacataagtactgtatttctttattataacaataaatcgacaagatggcattaccattattatcattctgttaaagcgatccatggatagaaagacttgtaggtcttaaaagataaataaaaataataaataaaatacataaatatataaataaaatatataaatatttataaaaatttatagaaaataaataaaagataataactagtacaagtcatagaaattttatattaaaacccctcttcatgttttcgttttaataaaatttgtaaaattttcaatcaaaaaataaactagtagcccgccattgttgatgtcaataattacttacacaatgctcatggatgctgaagcctataaaatcagtcgcacccaagcgccagcagagggcggcaaaactccgaaaaacacaacaagtacacctttcactttgctgtccttttaatatgtttgagcggggcatttgtgcgttaattgcgtcaaatattttaacgggattaattttgaaaattaattaccactcgttaatgcgttaattttgacagccctactttttttccttttattttttgaataaacaataaaaataaacagcaaaaaaatagaatataaatacatatataaatataaaaatgtactttaaaaagtattaaaaattaAGAGATTGTTTACTGTTGTTTTTATATAATACTATGTTTTTACAAGAACAAAGTATTTTAAAACTGAATATTTGCATAGTTAGGGTTTTACCCAAGGGAATTAGAGAATTGtggggaaatgtttttttttttttttttttttttaaatacagactAAGTAAAAATAAGAGATTGACTGTCtttgttattctttttattatttattatttatttttttattaatattaatttgtttcctttgttattttttttattaaaatatgtcaaaaaaaaaagatttaatcaATTTTCAGGTCAAGGATATCTTAAAGCAACctttggtaacttttcaacctttataaaatattttcaaaacattttggaTAATATGGCGACtgaaaactagttgaatgacacctctcggtggtgtctgtatcactttcaccggcactaattaattttgaggagggtggctggaacactgccacacaaaaaaactaaaaatgtgctgactgctttacggcataggtCACTTTCCCCTTCCCCTGTTcaatataaagacggaagtcaatGCGAACACTTTcgtgcgaattctgcaaagatgacaGAGTATTAagaaacaaaaagttttgtctgaggaggaaaaaaatggaggctaccaggatataaagaataaacattggctcgGCTTTCACTTGCTGGCGTGACACCGCCCCACTGCTGACGAGTTcagttgctaaccgtcaaaTGCTActgttcatccttcacacagtcgttggaaacagaaatgttgtttaatcctgcAGGCAACCTggagattgattgatgattttacgacacccgTACGGGTGTGCACAGGtcgtcatgggaaacgcagtcttctttaaggcaaaaacactaccgcttttgtccaccggcgtcgctaaaatcgaccaaaactgaaaagctaccaagtgtttctttaaatGATTAATCCACTATCAAAACAGTTGCCAATTCATTTGATAATCCATTAATTGTCCATGAATCGTGGAGGCCCTATTTTTCAGACATAATGGCCCGCCGATGTGATGTTATTTCCCAGGTATCATGATGTGCCCCAAATGGAAGACGGACGAAGGTTACGAAATGCAATTTGGCGTCAACCACCTGGGACACTTCCTGCTCACTAATCTTCTCATTGAGCTGCTGAAAAAGTCAGCACCGAGTCGAATCGTAATTGTCTCCAGTTTGGCGCATGAGAAGGGTAAGATATAATTTATTGAGATTTAAACTAACTCTTAAACAATTAAATAGTTATTTACAGTAGTTCAGAAGGGCCGGTAGTTTCTTTGTTGGAAATGTGCTGCAAGAGTGGCTTCTTTCAGGTCAAATCCACTTCAATGACATCAATCTGGAGGAAGACTACAAACCTGATGTGAGCTACCGCCAAAGCAAGCTAGCCAATATACTCTTCTGCAGGGAGCTTGCCATCAGACTCAAAGGTGCACTGCAATAAATAATACTTTGATCACCTGTCTTCAGTGATGTTTTATTTGGCTTTAACAAAGATATTGTCATCTCATTAGGTACCGGTGTGAACACATACTGCCTCCACCCCGGCGTAGTCCGTACTGAGCTGGCCCGCCACCTGTTCCCGACGTCTTTGTGGAAGAATCCCCTCCTGCTGCCTTTCCTGTTGATGATTAAAAATCCCCAAGAAGGAGCACAGACCTCCATTTTCTGTGCTGTGGATGAGAGTCTGGCCAATTCCAGTGGCCTTTACTACAGGTAAGTGATGGCTAACTTTTGAAGTACCGTATTTTGCTGACTTATAAATCACACCTTCATATTATGGCTGGGCTTGTGATTTATACAATATCAAAATATTGCATTTTACATGAATACATGAGAGGGCAGTCTTGTTTTAGTGTTAAGAAACAGTAAGCACAACGGGAGAAGACACAATACAGCTGCTACTAAAAAAAGGATTCTTCGGTGAGCTGAGTGTAGAGTGACTATACGTCGTGATGTATGCTGgacagtccttcatttaaatgcTATGTTGGACTCCTGTGCAGCAATGAGTAAGAAACTTACTTGTCCTCCCTTTTTGAGTTGCACCTCAATGCAACACACTCCATTATGTTCACCAGTGCTCGCTGCATTCACAGCAGCTGTTGGTCAGTAATGTTAAACACTTATAAAGGTGCTATCTTTAAGGTGGCCATTTTCACAACACCAAAAAGGAATGCACTTTGGCTagattcataccgcaggtcttaatgcacaaatccgatttttttcgcgTTTTTCCGACTGGCGTtaagcattaacttgacggtctgaacgggaaaagtcgtttaaaagtggaccatttcaaatccgatttaggtcacttttgtatgtggttaaaatccgatgtgggccacatttttccagaatgtggctgcggtctgaactgtcaagtcccccaaatcggaatttatgcagcaattacgtcagcaaagagcgcgaGTGACAGGGTGctccggtagcggtgcagctttgcattagcgttagcgcctagtttGTACGAGGCTTTTGGGGAAAGGGCAGACTTGAAaacattcataaaaaaataaaatgggttgacgATAAGCCTGGAAAAgcttggttttctctctgctccaaatgagcaatatttcaagattgcttacacggtggGGAGTCAtggcaaactgtccgtatatgtgtatgtgtgttgtgtgtgcgtcatttgtagtcatttgttttgatgctcctgcgcatgcgggtcagtttgctcagcacaTCTCGTactgcaaattagtgcgcaGAACATTTCTGGCATACCATTTTAAATTTGCATGAAAATTAaatacatggaaaaatacaaatcaCAGTTCtttataaaacataacatttaggGGAAAAAACATCATGTAACAGGTGCATACTGtattaaaaaagacaaaatgttTGAAACATAGCCCTGATCTGgttcaaattttattttgcacagtttacaatattgacaaggcagagtggttagcatgtccgtCTTGCAGTTCTGAGATTGTTGGTTCAATTCCGGCTCCAGTATCCCTGTTTGGagcttgcatgttctccccgtgcctgcgtgagttctctccgggtactccggtttcctcccacactcCAaagtgtccataggtgtgagtgtgtgtgtgtgaatgggtTTTTGACTCCGTGTGCTGGCTGGCGACCAGTTCAGGATGCACCCTGCTTCCTGCCCTTTGTTTGCTGGgagaggctccagcacccccgcaacACTTATAAGCATAagcagttcagaagatgaatgaatgaatgatctaTATTGACTGCACTGATGACTTCTGCTGAGTCTAGCGTGGGCAGCATTAAattgctaacatgctaacaacAACAAATGAATTAAACTAATCAATTTACTCATTCTAACaacttttttacaatgaaaaATGACTCATTTATGGTAGTTGAGTTGACAGCATATCAGATGTTGAGGTAAAGCAGCGTTCTTTAACACTGCTTATCTTAGATTCTTTTTATGCTTATCTTAGATTCTTTTTATGCAGTGAGCGCCTGTGAACACACTGGCATGTGTTAAGTTTAGGTGCAACTTGAAAGGAGAGGACAAATAAGTGCCCTAGTCCGTCAGACAAGCATTTAAAGGAATGCATGAATGCCAAATTGTGCAACGAAATTGATGTGCTCGTTACAGTGCAAATAGTAAAAGTGCAAAGTAGTAATCTGGaaatcttgaaatatttacaaaaaaaaggaagatttaatatattttgaaattatgTACAGAGAGGGATATATATAAATACCGTGTTATACTTGTCGAGTCTATTAGGTTGAATCGCCCTTTTGTAGCTAAAGTTATACCATTgactgtacaggtagtccccgggttacgacatacttgacttac includes:
- the si:ch211-107o10.3 gene encoding retinol dehydrogenase 13 isoform X2, coding for MAGGVCRSKVRLDGKTVLITGANTGIGKETALDLARRGARVILACRDLTKAHIAAVQIRKQSRNDNVVVKKLDLACLQSVRDLARDIINNEEHLDILINNAGIMMCPKWKTDEGYEMQFGVNHLGHFLLTNLLIELLKKSAPSRIVIVSSLAHEKGQIHFNDINLEEDYKPDVSYRQSKLANILFCRELAIRLKGTGVNTYCLHPGVVRTELARHLFPTSLWKNPLLLPFLLMIKNPQEGAQTSIFCAVDESLANSSGLYYSDCALKTPAPAAMDDNTAKRLWALSSSMVGLI